The DNA segment ATTATTGATATTATCCAACAGCATCACGGAACTGCAACAATATACTATTTCTTTAAGCAAGCTCAAAAAAACGGAGAGAAAATTAACGAGAATAACTTTCACTATGACGGACCAAAACCACAGACGAAGGAAGCAGCAATTGTTATGATAGCAGACATTGTCGAATCAACAACAAAATCTCTGGAGGCTCCTTCAAAGGAAACGATAAATCAAATCGTAGAAAAAGCCATAGATAATTTGATAAAAACAGATCAACTTTCCGAATGCGGAATTTCATTACAAGAACTAAAAGCTTTACAGAAAAGTTTTGAACCGATTTTAGTAGGTATGTATAAAAAACGGATTGTTTATCCCGAATAATGGACAAAATTACCATAAATACTACAAAATCACGAATAACCTGTTTGACTAAAATTAATTTGGATGTTAATAAATTAGAAAATATTATTACTTTCATTTTTGAAACAGAAAATGCCTCTGCAAACGATCAACTAAATGTTGTGATTGCAGATAATAAATTTCTTCAGGATTTAAATAAACGTTTCCGTAATATTGATAGACCAACCGATGTCCTTTCTTTTTCCCTTGAAGATGAAAAACCGAGTGACTCAAATTCTGTTTTGGGGGATGTTTATATCTCATCTGAAAAAGCGGTTTCTCAGGCAACTGAATATGGTGTTCCTCTACAAATCGAGATTGAAAGGCTAATGATTCATGGAATTTTGCACTTATTGGGGTATGAACATGATGAATCAAGAAAACGAAAAATTATGGAGAAGAAAACAGAATATTTTATGAATTACTTTCCTAAGGAGCAACGCTAATGGCATTTAAAATCATTTTACTTCCAATTATTCTAATTCTTTCAGCATTTTTTTCATCTTCAGAAACAGCCTTGTTTTCACTTTCGAAAATATATATTAAAAAACTGGAAAACGAAAAGGGATTTAACAAAAAATTTGTTATAAAATTACTTAAAAAACCTCAGAAATTGCTGATAACAATTCTCCTTGGCAATACTGTTGCAAATGTTAGTTTCGCCTCACTTTCTGTTATGGTTGCAGTTAAAATTGCAGAAAGTGCAGAATTTTCAACATCAATGGCAATGCTTATCGAAATAGTGATAGTTACAACTATTCTTCTTGTTTTTGGCGAAATATTACCAAAGGTTTTTGCCTTGAATTTCGCTGAAAAATATATCCCCTTTATCACGTTCCCACTTTATATATGCACAATCATATTATATCCACCCGTTAAAATTCTGGAACTCTTCGTAAGCCTAATCACTCCTGCTAATGCTCAAACAATTGGTGATCTTGGAAACAAAATTACTACTGATGACATAAAAAACATCGTTCAGGAAAGTTCGGACGGAGTTGTAGATATTAAGCAAAACGAGCGGGAAATGATTAGAAGTATTTTTGATTTTTCAGAAACAACGGTAAAAGAAATTATGACTCCACGTATTGATATTGTCGGTGCGGAAATAAACGTTGGGGTTGATAAACTAAAAAAAATAATCCAAGGCTCCGGTTTTTCTCGAATCCCAATTTACAGAGGAAATATTGATAATATAATCGGCATCGTCTATAGCAAAGATATTATTCTCAAACTTGATGTTGATAATGAAATAAAAAAGTTGATGCGAAAATGTTTTTTTGCACCTGAGAAAATGAAGATTAAAAATCTTCTGAATAATTTCCAAAAAAATAAATTTCACCTCGCAATTGTTGTAGATGAATATGGTGGCACTTATGGAATCGTTACCCTTGAAGATATCCTGGAAGAAATTGTGGGTGAAATCCTCGATGAATTTGATGAAGATCCATTCACTATGAGTAATATCGGAAAACATGAATTCCTGATTAATTGCTCCATTGATATTGATGATATTGACGATAAATTCGGTCTGCAAATTAGCGAAGAATTTGATAGCTTTTCCGGCTTTTTATATAATATTTTTGGGAAGATCCCTCAAAAAGGTGAATCTGTTACTTATCTGAAAAAATACAAATTTACCGTTGAAGACTTGGATGAACAGCGGATTAAAACCGTACGGCTGTATGTTAAAGAAAAACAACAAGATTAGAAATTTACATTATTTAAAATTATTTCTACTATTTCTAATTGCATTTTTTGTGTTTGAGGACTGCCTTACAGAACAGGTCGAATTTTTCATTGGTGATGTAACTTATATCGGAGTTCCGGTTGCAAGTGCAAATATTCGCTTAGAATCCCAACAAAACTTCTTGAAAATTATCGCAAAAACAAAGACAATCGGGGTAATGAACACAATTTTCCATATCAATAATTCATATATTTCTACATGCGATACGGACTTTGTGTCATTCCGGTATGAGAAAAATATCGAGCAGTCGAACTTATCCGAAAGAAAATTAATTCAATTGAATTCCGGAAAAGAATACATCAAATTTTCTGATTTATTGAGTAGAAATTCCGTTTTGACTGAAATTGATACCACTGTCCAAAATGAATATTATGATCTATTTTCACTAATCTTTAAAATTCGGCAGCTTGGAAAAGGAGATTATCATTTTATTGTAGCAGCAAATTACGATTTGTGGCAAGTAGATATAAAATATATTAAAACCGACATGTTAAAATTAAGTCGCGAGAAACTTAATTGCAAAAAATTTCGATTAAAATTTAAAAAAATCTACGATAATCCTCTCGAATCCCCTACCGATGTTTTAACTAACAATTTATTTAATGAAAGGTCTGAATTTTTTGTCTGGATTTCTGCAGACAATCGAAATCTGCCAGTAAAATTCTACTTCGATAAATTCCCTTTTGGAGCCACCTTTTCTCTAAAAGATTTTTGGCAACAATAATTTTGACAAAATAGTTCTACGGAATGGTCATAAACTCCTCAATTAAATGGGAAAAATTTATCTCAATATTCTCTCAAAAACTCGACCGAAATTTAGAGAAACTTGACATTTATCACCCATGAAAAAGTTTATCAAACTATGAAATCAGGATATAGAATAATTTTAATAATTTGGACAATAATGATGATAACCCTTTCATCAGTCCCCGGTTTATCCCCTCCACCCGGATTACCGACCACTTCGGATAAGGTGGTTCATTTTATCGAATATGCAATTTGGGCTTTCCTTTTTCTGTCAATGCTCAAACAAGAAAATCGAATTGATAATGTTTGGAATTCATTCAGAACCACTCTGCTGCTTGGGGTAATTTTCGGGCTACTTGATGAGATACATCAAGGATTTATTCCCGGACGTGAAAGAGATATGCTGGACTTACTCGCAGATTTTGGAGGGCTTCTACTTACTTCCGTAATTTTTTCTCTTGTTTATCAAATTAAAGACGGAAGAATGCGTAGGCAAAAATTAAACAGCTCCCGACGTAGTTTAGAGCAAACAAAAAATGGGGACTAATTTATGAAATTTCAAGCTCCACGTGGAACTTATGATATTTTACCAGAAGACAATTTCAAATGGAACTATATTAAAAATGTCTTCAAAAACGTGGTAAAATCTTATGGTTACAAAGAATTGAGTTTCCCGATATTCGAATCATTAGACCTGTTTAAAAGAAGTGTGGGTGAAACTTCCGATATTGTAGAAAAAGAAATGTATGTTTTTGAGGATAAAAAGGGAAGAACCTTTGCTTTGCGACCCGAAGGAACTGCATCCGTAGCACGTGCTTACGTAGAACACAATTTAGTTGCCAGTTCAAGAGATCCGTTACGATTGTTTTATCAAGGTCCAATGTTCCGTTATTCTCGTCCTCAAAAAGGAAGGTATCGGCAATTTTATCAATTTGGAGTTGAGTGCATCGGGCGAGCAGAAGCACTCGCGGATGCTGAAATAATCTCTATCGGCTGGGAAATTCTTCAGCAAGCTAAAGTTCCGGATGTGCAACTCCGCATCAATAGTGTGGGATGCCCGAAATGTAGAACAGATTATGCTAAGAAATTAAAAAAATATTTATTTGCCCGAAAAGATAAATTCTGTTCAGACTGCCAACGCAGAATGAACACGAATCCAATGCGCGTGTTTGATTGTAAAAATCCGGAATGCAAAACACAACTGAAGGACGCTCCTCAAATGCTGGATTATCTTTGTGCAGATTGCGAGGAGCATTTTAGCAATGTTAAAAAATACCTGACCATAATGAAAGTGGAGTTTGAAGTTGACCCTCGCATCGTCCGCGGTCTGGATTATTATACTCGAACTGCTTTTGAATATTCTGTTGATTATCTCGGAGCTCAAGATGCTCTTGGCGGCGGTGGACGATATGACGGACTGATCGAATATGTGGGTGGCAAATCCACACCTGCTGTCGGACTTTCACTTGGTGTCGAAAGAATACTTCTGGCTTTGGAAAAACGGGGAATACAAATTTCCCCTGCTGACAGCTTGGATGTTTTCATAATACCGATGGAAAACAAATTTACTGAAAATGCAATAGCAATCATGAAAAAGCTCCATAATGAAAATCTTTCCGCCCAAATTGCTTATGCCGGTGCTTCTATAAAAAGCAGTTTTAAATTTTGCGATAGAAATAATGTGAAATTTGCGATTATCATCGGAGCAAACGAAGTTGAGTCAGGCGATTATGCGGTTAAAGACATTCGCAAACGAAAACAGTCAAACATTAAATTTAATGAAATCTCAAACTACATCAAGGCAAAACTTACGTAATTCACTTTTCTAAAGCGTGATTATTGCTCTTTTTAAAAAATGGATTACGTTATTTCATCCTTTATTGAGGCAAAAATTGATGAATAAAAGAAAAGAAGAAATTATAAATTTCCTAAAAAAAACCAAACAGAGATTAAAAAATTTTGATGTTACTCGAATTGGTTTGTTCTGATCTCAATTAACCGGAAAAGCAAATGAGATAGGTAGGATGAAGTTACTGAATATATTAATGATGAAATTCTTAATAAACCGGATGAATTTTTTATTCTGAGAAAATTACGAAAAGCAGCTGGAGTTGACAGACGACTCTCTCTTCGTGAAATTATTGAGAAGATATTTGGTTTAATTTATAAATTTCAAATGAAAAATGATATTCCGGAAGAAGAATTTATTAAATTTATAAATATTTTCAAGCCAACTAATCCTGCTGATATTCCGACAATAAAATATTATTTCAAAGCTTATCTCTCAAATAATCATTTCAGAGATATAATCGAAAATAAAAGAGAACGATTGATAGAACTTCATACAAATGCATCTTTCAATATGTAAAATTATCAAGCTGTTCCCGATAAATGGAGAAATGTTATTCCTGAATATATTAAAGATTATGTGCCTTTAAATCAATTTATTAATTAGGGTGGTAAATGAAAAATAATAAACAAATTACTGTTTTAAATGTAGAAATAAATATCAAAGGTTTTTATGAAAACAGCTATATTTCATTAACCGATATTGCAAGACACAAAAATTTTGAAGCACCAAAAGATGTTGTGAAAAATTGGATGAGAAGTAAAAATACAATCGAATTTCTCGGTCTCTGGGAACATCTGCATAATCCTGATTTTAAAGGGGTCGAATTCGACTCCTTTAGGAATGAAGCCGGCGGAAATGCTTTTGTTCTCTCTCCTCAAAAATGGATAGCTTCAACAAATGCGATCGGTATTATTTCCAAATCAGGAAGATATGGCGGAACATACGCACATCAGGATATTGCTTTTGAATTTGCTTCCTGGATAAGTGCAGAATTCAAATTATACCTGCTCAAAGAATTCCAAAGACTAAAGCAAAATGAATTTGAAAGTAAAAAATTGGAATGGAATACAACCCGAATTCTTTCTAAAATAAATTACAAAATTCATACAGAGGCAATTAAACAAAATCTTATTCCAAAAAAACTTTCAAATGATAAACACAGCTTTGTTTATGCCTCCGAAGCAGATTTACTGAATTTAGCATTATTCGGAATTACGGCACAAAACTGGCGAGAAAAGAATCCGGAAAAAAAAGGAAATATCAGAGATTATGCTTCAATTGAACAACTAATAGTTCTTACCAATTTAGAAAGTTTTAATGCTGAATTGATCAAACAAAATATACCGCCGGAAGAAAGAATAATAACACTGAATAAAATAGCTATCGAACAACTTCAAATTATTATAAACACCAATTCGGTAAAAGCTTTAACAGAATAAAATACGCAATCATTCTAAATGGAAGGGTTCAACAAATAGGAAATAATATGCTCGATAACGAAACAAAAAGAAAAATCGACACAGCTCTGAACATCCTCGTTGGGAAAGTTCCCGGTCCGAAATCACAAGTGGAACAGATCACAATTACTCTGATCTATAAATTCATGAATGATATGGATAAATTTATACAAATTAAATCTTGTTGAGCTTATACTTAGCTTGGCACAAAGCATATAAGGTAATTTTATAAAAGTATGGAAGGAAAAACTTGGGCTCCCTGTCATATTACAGGATTTTTTTATCCCTGTGGTAATGAAACTTTATTAGATAGAAGTTCTTTAGGTGCAGGTGTTAATATTATCAAAGGTGTAACAACAAAAGTTCACATTGATAATTCTATAAACCCAATTACTGAAATATATATAAATAGAACTTTGGTTGATGCATCTGTTTCAAAATGCTTATTAGAAAAATTTTCGGAATTTACCGCAAAAGATAAGTATTCAATAAAAATAGAACATGAAATGGATATGCCGATGGGATCAGGGTTTGGCACAAGCGGAAGTGGTGTATTAAGTTTATCGCTTGCTTTAAAAAGGGCACTTAATATAAAAATTGATGATATTGAATGATATAAAATGGCACATACTACAGAAGTAGAAATGAAGACTGGACTCGGAACTGTTATGGGAGAGCTAAAAGGTGGTCTGGAAATAAGAGTTGGGTGTGGTGGACCTGGTCTAGGAACGGTTGAAAATATACCTTATGATGAAAAACTAAAAGTTATGGTTCTCATTCAAAATGTGTAGATAAAAAATTTTGATTGGAAAAAATAAGAAAAATTATATGATGAATTCAAACAAACTAATCTCTAAAAAGCAGTAATTATAAATTATTATTAAAAAACAAGAAGGTGAAATGATTGATTTATTAGAAAATTCAAAAAGAACCCATTATATTGAAGATTTGCACGCTAACAACGAGGGCAATAAAGTTATTCTGATGGGCTGGGTGCATACAAGACGCGATATGGGAAATATCATTTTCATAAATTTACGTGATGTAACCGGTATTGTTCAAGTCGTTTTCAATCCAGACAATGGAATGCAAATGCACGCAAAAGCTCATAAACTGCGAAATGAATATGTTGTTGCCGTTGAAGGTATAATTTCAGTTCGTCCCAAAATCCAAGTTAACACGGATATGGAAAAGGGAGATATTGAAATCGAAGCCAAACATTTGAAAATATTTAATGCTTCCAAAGAACTCCCGGTTCAGGTAAATGAAAAAACCCTTGCTGATGAGGATTTACGTTTGAAATATCGTTATTTGGACTTGCGAAGACCAAGTTTGCAGAATAAAATCATCCTGCGTCACAAAGTTGTTTATGAGATTAGAAAATTTCTTACGGAACATCGTTTCACAGAAATCGAAACGCCTGTTTTGATGCGAAGTACACCGGAAGGTGCTCGCGATTATCTCGTCCCGAGCCGAATCTATCCGGGAAAATTCTTCGCACTCCCACAATCCCCTCAGATCTATAAGCAACTGCTAATGATCAGTGGATTCGATAGATATTTTCAGATTGCCCACTGTTTTCGTGATGAAGACCTGCGAGCAGATCGTCAACCGGAGTTTACCCAGCTCGATCTTGAAATGAGCTTTGTAAACGAAGAGGACATTTTCGATATTGTGGAAAAAATGCTGAAACCGGTTTTCAAAAATACAATTGATGTGGATATTCAAATCCCCTTTCCCCGAATAAGTTACGATGAATCAATGAGAAGATTTGGGGTGGACAAACCTGATCTTCGCTTCGGGCTTGAAATTCAAGATCTTAGCGAAATTTTCGCAGATTGTAATTTCAGAGTTTTTTCATCTGTGATTAAAAACGGTGGCGTAGTTCGAGCTCTCAATGCAAAAGGATGCGGTGATTATTCCCGAAAAGAAATTGATCACCTTGAAAAAATCGCAAAGCATCTCGGTGCAAAAGGATTGGCTCGCATGCGATTTGTTGACGGTGAATTAGAATCGAATATTACAAAATTTTTCTCTGATGAGTTGAAGCAGCAAATTTGCGATTCTATGCAAGTGGAGGAAGGCGATCTCATCCTTTTCGTAGCAGATACAGAAAAAACCGCCTGCAAAGTTCTCGGTGAATTACGCAACCATTTTGGTAAAATTCTCAACCTAATAAATGAAGACGAATTCAACTTCGTTTGGGTTGTAGATTTTCCCTTATTTGATTGGAATGAAGAAAAAAGCAAATGGGAAACGGCTCATCACATGTTCTGTATGCCAAAAGAAGAACATTTAAAATATCTAGACGACCCGGAAAAGTATGGTGATATTAGCGGACAAATTTACGACCTTGTTTGCAATGGAGTGGAATTGTCCTCCGGTAGCATTCGTTGTCATATTCCGGAAATCCAGCGAAAAATATTTGATGTAATCGGCATTAAGGGTGAAGAATTAGAAAAGCGATTCGGTTTTTTCCTCAAAGCATTTGACTATGGAACCCCTCCCCACGGTGGAATCGCTCCGGGAATTGACAGAATCCTGATGCTAATGTCTAAGGCGGAAAGTATCCGCGACGTGATCGCATTTCCTAAAACCCTCAAAGCATTTGACTTGATGAGCCAATCCCCATCAGAAGTTGATGAAAAATCTTTGCAGGAATTGAGTATAAAAATTATCGAATCCAAAGATGAAAACTTGAGTTAATCCGCCAACCGGTGGATGATTCGACGCAGAAAAACGCTGATTTACCTGAGAAAAAGGAAAACAAAAATTTCCCAGTCCTTCAGGGCTGGGAAATGAGAAAAACGATGGCTCGAAACACTTAATCTACACCCCCATTTTTTCATGCAAAAAACGAAAAAATTCACTCTAATTTCATTGATAATCGTAACCCCTTTGGGCTTTGCTACAAAATTTTACAATGGCATTTTTGCCGAATGGGTAAACAATTCTCTCGGTGGGGTTTTCTATGAGATTTTCTGGTGTCTGATTTTCCTTTTTATTTTTGTAAGATTAAAACCAATTTTAATCTCTATTTTTGTTTTTCTAATTACTTCGGTTTTAGAGTTTACTCAATTATTTTCAAATCCTTTTCTGAATGTTATCCGCTCGAATTTTATTGGTAGAACAATTATCGGTTCTTCTTTTGTTTGGAGTGATTTTGTCTATTATTTCTTCGGTTGCACAATTGCATATTTCTGGATAATTTTGTTCTTGAAATCGGACAAATGAAAAAAAATGGGATTAGATTAGATTCGTTTATTTTGAAATTTAAAGAGACTCACTTAATATCATACCCGTCCTCTTTCCCCTTTTTTATTGCCGGAATTCCATTTTT comes from the Candidatus Cloacimonadota bacterium genome and includes:
- the ybeY gene encoding rRNA maturation RNase YbeY, producing MDKITINTTKSRITCLTKINLDVNKLENIITFIFETENASANDQLNVVIADNKFLQDLNKRFRNIDRPTDVLSFSLEDEKPSDSNSVLGDVYISSEKAVSQATEYGVPLQIEIERLMIHGILHLLGYEHDESRKRKIMEKKTEYFMNYFPKEQR
- a CDS encoding hemolysin family protein yields the protein MAFKIILLPIILILSAFFSSSETALFSLSKIYIKKLENEKGFNKKFVIKLLKKPQKLLITILLGNTVANVSFASLSVMVAVKIAESAEFSTSMAMLIEIVIVTTILLVFGEILPKVFALNFAEKYIPFITFPLYICTIILYPPVKILELFVSLITPANAQTIGDLGNKITTDDIKNIVQESSDGVVDIKQNEREMIRSIFDFSETTVKEIMTPRIDIVGAEINVGVDKLKKIIQGSGFSRIPIYRGNIDNIIGIVYSKDIILKLDVDNEIKKLMRKCFFAPEKMKIKNLLNNFQKNKFHLAIVVDEYGGTYGIVTLEDILEEIVGEILDEFDEDPFTMSNIGKHEFLINCSIDIDDIDDKFGLQISEEFDSFSGFLYNIFGKIPQKGESVTYLKKYKFTVEDLDEQRIKTVRLYVKEKQQD
- a CDS encoding DUF3108 domain-containing protein, with the protein product MNSGLKPYGCMLKKNNKIRNLHYLKLFLLFLIAFFVFEDCLTEQVEFFIGDVTYIGVPVASANIRLESQQNFLKIIAKTKTIGVMNTIFHINNSYISTCDTDFVSFRYEKNIEQSNLSERKLIQLNSGKEYIKFSDLLSRNSVLTEIDTTVQNEYYDLFSLIFKIRQLGKGDYHFIVAANYDLWQVDIKYIKTDMLKLSREKLNCKKFRLKFKKIYDNPLESPTDVLTNNLFNERSEFFVWISADNRNLPVKFYFDKFPFGATFSLKDFWQQ
- a CDS encoding VanZ family protein; amino-acid sequence: MTFITHEKVYQTMKSGYRIILIIWTIMMITLSSVPGLSPPPGLPTTSDKVVHFIEYAIWAFLFLSMLKQENRIDNVWNSFRTTLLLGVIFGLLDEIHQGFIPGRERDMLDLLADFGGLLLTSVIFSLVYQIKDGRMRRQKLNSSRRSLEQTKNGD
- the hisS gene encoding histidine--tRNA ligase, yielding MKFQAPRGTYDILPEDNFKWNYIKNVFKNVVKSYGYKELSFPIFESLDLFKRSVGETSDIVEKEMYVFEDKKGRTFALRPEGTASVARAYVEHNLVASSRDPLRLFYQGPMFRYSRPQKGRYRQFYQFGVECIGRAEALADAEIISIGWEILQQAKVPDVQLRINSVGCPKCRTDYAKKLKKYLFARKDKFCSDCQRRMNTNPMRVFDCKNPECKTQLKDAPQMLDYLCADCEEHFSNVKKYLTIMKVEFEVDPRIVRGLDYYTRTAFEYSVDYLGAQDALGGGGRYDGLIEYVGGKSTPAVGLSLGVERILLALEKRGIQISPADSLDVFIIPMENKFTENAIAIMKKLHNENLSAQIAYAGASIKSSFKFCDRNNVKFAIIIGANEVESGDYAVKDIRKRKQSNIKFNEISNYIKAKLT
- a CDS encoding KilA-N domain-containing protein, coding for MKNNKQITVLNVEINIKGFYENSYISLTDIARHKNFEAPKDVVKNWMRSKNTIEFLGLWEHLHNPDFKGVEFDSFRNEAGGNAFVLSPQKWIASTNAIGIISKSGRYGGTYAHQDIAFEFASWISAEFKLYLLKEFQRLKQNEFESKKLEWNTTRILSKINYKIHTEAIKQNLIPKKLSNDKHSFVYASEADLLNLALFGITAQNWREKNPEKKGNIRDYASIEQLIVLTNLESFNAELIKQNIPPEERIITLNKIAIEQLQIIINTNSVKALTE
- the aspS gene encoding aspartate--tRNA ligase; protein product: MIDLLENSKRTHYIEDLHANNEGNKVILMGWVHTRRDMGNIIFINLRDVTGIVQVVFNPDNGMQMHAKAHKLRNEYVVAVEGIISVRPKIQVNTDMEKGDIEIEAKHLKIFNASKELPVQVNEKTLADEDLRLKYRYLDLRRPSLQNKIILRHKVVYEIRKFLTEHRFTEIETPVLMRSTPEGARDYLVPSRIYPGKFFALPQSPQIYKQLLMISGFDRYFQIAHCFRDEDLRADRQPEFTQLDLEMSFVNEEDIFDIVEKMLKPVFKNTIDVDIQIPFPRISYDESMRRFGVDKPDLRFGLEIQDLSEIFADCNFRVFSSVIKNGGVVRALNAKGCGDYSRKEIDHLEKIAKHLGAKGLARMRFVDGELESNITKFFSDELKQQICDSMQVEEGDLILFVADTEKTACKVLGELRNHFGKILNLINEDEFNFVWVVDFPLFDWNEEKSKWETAHHMFCMPKEEHLKYLDDPEKYGDISGQIYDLVCNGVELSSGSIRCHIPEIQRKIFDVIGIKGEELEKRFGFFLKAFDYGTPPHGGIAPGIDRILMLMSKAESIRDVIAFPKTLKAFDLMSQSPSEVDEKSLQELSIKIIESKDENLS
- a CDS encoding DUF2809 domain-containing protein gives rise to the protein MQKTKKFTLISLIIVTPLGFATKFYNGIFAEWVNNSLGGVFYEIFWCLIFLFIFVRLKPILISIFVFLITSVLEFTQLFSNPFLNVIRSNFIGRTIIGSSFVWSDFVYYFFGCTIAYFWIILFLKSDK